In the genome of Micromonospora sp. Llam0, the window CCGACCTGTGCCGAGTACGGGTTGTTGTGCCACAGCGGGGTCAGGGTGCCCCGGCGCCACGTGAAGCTCTGGTCCGGCGACGTCGACTCACCGGTGCCGAACACCACCCCCCAGTCGTTGATCGAGATCCCGTAGGAGGCCGTGGCCTGAGGGTGCAGCCGGTCGATCACCGTGAATTCGCCCCGATGCCAGGTCGCGGCGTGTGAGCCGCTGCCGCCCCACACCGTGCCCACCACGGTGCCGGCCTCGTTGATCTCGGAAGCTGTGAACCGGTCGAAGCCGGCCGGCGGGTCCAGCCGCGTCACCTGCCCGGCCTGCCAGAGATAACCGTTCCCGGTACCGGATCCGAGGACCTGACCACGATCGTTGATGGTCAGACTCCGGTAGTTGACGGTGAAGCCCAGGTCGATGGCGCGGTAGGGCCGATCCGCCGGGGTGAAGTGGGCCGCCCCGGTCGCCCGGTCCTGCGCGGCCGCCGGTCCGGCCATCGTCACGCCGGTCAGGATCAACATGCTGGTGGCGGCCAGCGAGACCGCCCGGCGGCGAGGGGTTCGGGTGACACTGGACTGAACTCGGCGCATCGCTGATTCCCTGCTGTTGCTGGAAGAGCCGGATCCGGACGAGGTCGCGGATACCGAGAGTGCGCTGTATGAGTCGCACGGTAACTACACCGTGTGCCACTCGAATGGCGGGAGTCAATGTCTGATCGGGGCGGTGTCGGACACGTGACAGCTGTCCTTGTCCGTACCGCAGACCCACTACAGCAGGACAGTGGATCCACTACAGCAGGCGGAGCTGGCGGTCCTTGGGCCGGCGTGGCCCTTCGTCGCCGAGCCGGTCGAACAGCCCCGCGTCGATCGCGTCCAGGAACGGCGTCGGTCGGGTCTCCCGCTCGCTGCCGTGCCGGGCCCGGCGGCGGGCATGCGAGAGGAAAAGCCGGTCCTGGGCCCGGGTCAGGCCGACGAAGAACAGCCGCCGCTCCTCGGCGACGTCGTCATCGGCCGGCGTGGTACCGGGGAAGCGCAGCGGTAGCAGGCCGTCCTCACAGCCGACCAGGAAGACCACCGGGAACTCCAGGCCCTTCGCCGCGTGCAGGGTAAGCAGGGTCACCGCTTCAGCCCGTGGATCCAGCGCGTCCACCTCGGCGCCGGTCTCCAACTGGGACAGCAGCATCGGCAGGTCGTCGCCGCAGCGGCGGGCCAGCGGAGTGAGCAGCTCCACCGCCGACCAGACGTCCGCCGGCGACAGCTGCGGACCGGCCGGCACGTCCAGCGTCGGCATGGTGAGCCGGTCGGCCAGCACCTGCCCGGCGAGCCGGACCCGGGCGGCCAGCGAACCGTCCAGCCCACCACCGGCGTGCCGCAGCTCGCGGGCGATCGCCGTCACCCCCGGCCGGTCCCGCAGCCGGTTGTGCGACCGCTTCTGCACCGGCACACCGGCCCGGGTCAGCGCGTCCACGATCGGACCGGACTGCGCGTCGGTGCGGTACAGCACGGCGATGTCGGAGAACGACACCGACGAGATCTGCCCGTCGATCCGCCCGGAATCCAACGAACGGTGCGAGATCCCGCCGACAAGTTCGTCGACCGTACGCACCACGAACGCCGCCTCGTCGGCGGCCGTACCGGCCGGGTAGAGCCCGATCAGCGGCGCCTGCGGATCGAGTCGGGCCGGCTCCAACCGCCGGCCGCGGACCAGCGAGCCGGGCGCGATGGCCTGCACCGCGGCGGCCAGGATCGGCGCCGCCGACCGGTAGTTGCGGGCCAACCGGACCAGGCGGGCGTCGACGAAATCCTCCGAGAAGCGCAGGAAGTAGCGGACGTCGGCGCCACGGAACGAGTAGATCGCCTGATCCGGGTCGCCGATCGCGCACAGGTTGCCGTCCGCCGGGCTGAGCAGCCGCAGCAGCTCGTACTGGTCGGCGTCGACGTCCTGGTACTCGTCGACGAAGATCCACCGCCAGCGGTCCCGGTAGCGGGCCACCAGCTTCTGGTCGTCGCGCAGCAGCCGCAGCGGCAGGGTGACCAGCTCGTCCAGGTCGACCAGGCCGGCCGCGCGCAGCAGCTTGGCGTACGTGGCGTCGTCCTCGCCGGCCTCGGCGCGGGCCCGCTCCCGCTCGGTGTCGTCGGCGATGCGGAACGTCGCCGGTAGCCCGGCCGCCTTCGGGTTCTCCCGCAGGATCGTCAACCCCAGCGAGTGGAAGGTGGCCACGGTGACGTCCTCGGCCACCGGGCCGAGCAGTCCGTCGAGCCGGTGGCGTAGCTCCTCGGCGGCCCGGCGGGTGAAGGTGATCGCCAGGCAGCGTTCCGGGAAGACGTTCAGCTCGGCGCACAGGTACGCGATTCGGTGGGTCAACGTCCGGGTCTTGCCGGTGCCGGGCCCGGCGACGATCAGCAGCGGCCCGCCCGGCGCGGACGCGGCGACCCGCTGCATCGCGTCGAGCCGGTCCAGCAAACCGGTGCCGACCTCCTCCATGCCGGCCAGCATCGGCTCGAACGGCTCATGCGGCGACGGCGTCGGCGGCGGCGGGATCGGCGGTGCCGCCGGCTCCGGCCCGGCCCGCCCGGACCGGGCCGCCCGCGTCGGCCGCCCACCGGAGCCGGACCGGCCGGCCCCAGCCTTGGACTGTCCGGTCCCGGCCCTGGACTGTCCGCCGCGCCGGGCACCGGCCGGTGCCGGTTCGCCGGCGGCCGCCGACTCGGCGGCCGGGCGCTGCGCCGGCACGGGTACGTCGAACAGCGCCTCCGGCTGACCGGCGCCGCCGCCGGCGGCCAGCTCCCCGGGCGCGAACAGGGTGATCACCCCGTACTCGCCGTCGTAGCCCGGCACCCGACGGACCTCGCCGCGACGCAGCCGGGTGATCGCCTCACCGAGCAGTTCGCCGCCGACCCGCCGGATGTCCTCCACCGGCACCTTGGTCAGGATGTCCAGTTCGGGGCCAAGTGCGGCGACCAGGTTGACCACCTGACCTTCGACGGTCTTCGACCGGGCACCGACCCGGTTGATCTCGCCGACGATCTCCGGCAGCGCCACCAGGTGGGTGACCTGCTTGGCGTGGGCCGGCCGGTGCCCGTCCGGCCGGTCGGCGAGATCCTCGACCCGGCTGAGCACCCCGACGGTGAGCGGCTTGCCGCACTGCGGGCAGCGACCGGCGGCCTGTCGGGTCTGCTCCGGAGCCCAGTTGACGCCGCAGTTGCGGTGCCCGTCGGCGTGGTACTTGCCCTCCTCGGGGAAGAACTCGATGGTGCCGACCAGCCCGTCGCCGGTGCGCAGCGCCTCGCGTACCGCGTAGTAGTCCAGCGCGCTGTCCAGCACGGTGGCCTCCCGGGCCAGCGCCGGCGGCGAATGCGCGTCGGAGTTCGACACCAGCTGGTAGCCGTCGAGGCTGGACACCCGCCAGTTCATCGCCGGATCCGATGACAGCCCGGTCTCGACGGCGAAGATGTGCCCGGCCAGGTCGGCGTAGCAGTCGGCGATCGCGTCGAAGCCGGACTTGGAGCCGAGCGCCGAGAACCACGGCGTCCAGATGTGCGCCGGCACCAGATAGCCGTCCGCGCTCGCCTCCAGGGTGATCTCCAGCAGGTCGCGGGAGTCCAGTCCGAGGATCGGCCGGCCGTCGGAGCCGAGGTTGCCGATCCGGCCCAGCGCCGTGTTGAACCGGGCCACCGCGTCCAGATCCGGCAGGTAGATCAGGTGGTGCACCTTGCGGGTCCGGTCGCCACGCTTGTAGATCGTCGAGATCTCGACGCTGAGCATGTACCGCACCGGGTCGGTCTCGGCCTCGCTGGCCAGCCGGGGCGGCAGCCGGCGGGCGACGTCCCGTTCGGCCTCCGGGCTGAGCCGGTACAGGCCCGGCTCGGCCGGGCGTAGCGACTCCCGCAGATGCTCGAACCACGCCGGGTGGGTGAAGTCGCCGGTGCCGAGCAGGCTGACGCCCTTGCGCCGGGCCCACCAGGCCAGGTTCGACATGTTCAGGTCACGGCTGCAGGCACGCGAATACCGGGAGTGGATGTGCAGGTCGGCGATGAAGGGCCCGGGTCCCGTGGCGGAGCCGGGAGAGGGCACGGCGCGGTACGGGGGCACGCCGCATCCTGTCACGTGACCGGGCCGCCCGGCGTGTCGCCACGCGCGGAAACCCGCGAGACGTGACTCTCACTCGCCGCCTCTCACTTGCTGCTCACTCGCTGCGCAGCTCGACCAGGGATACCTGCGGCGGCGCGCCGACCCGCACCGGCGGCCCCCAGAACCCGGCGCCGTTGGTGACGTACACCTGGGTGCCGTCGACCGTGGCGAGGCCGGAGACGACCGGCTGCACCAGCCGTACCGCCAGATTGAACGGGGCGATCTGACCGCCGTGGGTGTGCCCGGACAGTTGCAGGTCGACGCCGTACCGGGCGGCCTCGTGGGCCTGCACCGGCTGGTGGGCGAGCAGCACCACCGGGCGGTCCGG includes:
- a CDS encoding UvrD-helicase domain-containing protein yields the protein MPPYRAVPSPGSATGPGPFIADLHIHSRYSRACSRDLNMSNLAWWARRKGVSLLGTGDFTHPAWFEHLRESLRPAEPGLYRLSPEAERDVARRLPPRLASEAETDPVRYMLSVEISTIYKRGDRTRKVHHLIYLPDLDAVARFNTALGRIGNLGSDGRPILGLDSRDLLEITLEASADGYLVPAHIWTPWFSALGSKSGFDAIADCYADLAGHIFAVETGLSSDPAMNWRVSSLDGYQLVSNSDAHSPPALAREATVLDSALDYYAVREALRTGDGLVGTIEFFPEEGKYHADGHRNCGVNWAPEQTRQAAGRCPQCGKPLTVGVLSRVEDLADRPDGHRPAHAKQVTHLVALPEIVGEINRVGARSKTVEGQVVNLVAALGPELDILTKVPVEDIRRVGGELLGEAITRLRRGEVRRVPGYDGEYGVITLFAPGELAAGGGAGQPEALFDVPVPAQRPAAESAAAGEPAPAGARRGGQSRAGTGQSKAGAGRSGSGGRPTRAARSGRAGPEPAAPPIPPPPTPSPHEPFEPMLAGMEEVGTGLLDRLDAMQRVAASAPGGPLLIVAGPGTGKTRTLTHRIAYLCAELNVFPERCLAITFTRRAAEELRHRLDGLLGPVAEDVTVATFHSLGLTILRENPKAAGLPATFRIADDTERERARAEAGEDDATYAKLLRAAGLVDLDELVTLPLRLLRDDQKLVARYRDRWRWIFVDEYQDVDADQYELLRLLSPADGNLCAIGDPDQAIYSFRGADVRYFLRFSEDFVDARLVRLARNYRSAAPILAAAVQAIAPGSLVRGRRLEPARLDPQAPLIGLYPAGTAADEAAFVVRTVDELVGGISHRSLDSGRIDGQISSVSFSDIAVLYRTDAQSGPIVDALTRAGVPVQKRSHNRLRDRPGVTAIARELRHAGGGLDGSLAARVRLAGQVLADRLTMPTLDVPAGPQLSPADVWSAVELLTPLARRCGDDLPMLLSQLETGAEVDALDPRAEAVTLLTLHAAKGLEFPVVFLVGCEDGLLPLRFPGTTPADDDVAEERRLFFVGLTRAQDRLFLSHARRRARHGSERETRPTPFLDAIDAGLFDRLGDEGPRRPKDRQLRLL